One stretch of Thermococcus sp. DNA includes these proteins:
- a CDS encoding tungsten cofactor oxidoreductase radical SAM maturase: MGVAIKPDKEYTFFLWDGKVMIKPKLDMKYLYIEVTSRCNLKCEMCFKQYWDDTEGDMNWDLFLKILDDAEEFPNLEMIYFGGIGEPSVHPRFMDMVREVKRRGFAIGISSNGTLLTDKMLREFAKLGVELMYFSMDTVPTAQNAITLGHIAAAATADKIRRLVKYREEYGTHKPSVGVEVVVTKENYRELPDMARFLLSLNVDSMLVSNLLPLTEEQTKDIVYDGSVDMKPILDELYKITHYGIYIKLPYFELKTERQCDFDENNVAVVRWDGEVAPCYRFLHSYYEYIFGRRKKVNAYSFGNVREKSLAEIWTSEKYTWFRFTMKNYMYPSCTDCPLVDACDFVKTSDIDCWGNEPSCADCLWSRRIVQCPIPQHNFGKFY; the protein is encoded by the coding sequence ATGGGAGTGGCGATTAAGCCTGACAAGGAGTACACCTTCTTCCTCTGGGACGGAAAGGTCATGATAAAACCCAAGCTTGACATGAAATACCTCTACATTGAGGTCACGAGCAGATGTAACCTCAAGTGCGAGATGTGCTTCAAGCAGTACTGGGATGACACGGAGGGTGACATGAACTGGGACCTCTTCCTAAAGATACTCGACGACGCCGAGGAGTTCCCGAATCTCGAGATGATATACTTCGGCGGTATCGGCGAGCCTTCGGTTCACCCGCGCTTCATGGACATGGTGCGTGAGGTGAAGAGGAGGGGCTTCGCCATCGGCATAAGTAGCAACGGAACCCTTTTAACTGACAAGATGCTCCGCGAGTTCGCCAAGCTCGGTGTTGAACTCATGTACTTCTCTATGGATACCGTCCCCACAGCTCAGAATGCCATAACCCTTGGGCACATCGCCGCGGCCGCGACCGCCGACAAGATACGGAGGCTCGTGAAGTACCGCGAGGAATACGGAACGCACAAGCCAAGCGTGGGAGTTGAGGTCGTCGTCACGAAGGAGAACTACAGGGAACTGCCCGACATGGCACGCTTCCTTCTGAGCCTCAACGTGGACTCGATGCTAGTCTCGAACCTCCTCCCCCTGACAGAGGAGCAGACGAAGGACATAGTCTACGACGGGAGCGTTGACATGAAGCCCATCCTCGACGAACTTTACAAGATAACCCACTACGGCATCTACATCAAACTCCCCTACTTCGAACTGAAGACTGAGAGGCAATGCGACTTCGACGAGAACAACGTTGCCGTGGTTAGGTGGGACGGCGAAGTTGCACCCTGCTATCGCTTCCTCCACAGTTACTACGAGTACATCTTCGGAAGGAGGAAGAAAGTTAACGCCTACTCCTTCGGCAACGTAAGGGAGAAGAGCCTCGCGGAGATATGGACGAGCGAGAAGTACACCTGGTTCCGTTTCACCATGAAAAACTATATGTACCCTTCATGCACAGATTGTCCCCTCGTTGACGCCTGTGACTTCGTCAAGACGAGCGACATAGACTGTTGGGGCAATGAGCCGAGCTGTGCTGACTGTCTCTGGTCGCGCAGGATAGTCCAGTGCCCGATTCCCCAGCACAACTTTGGAAAGTTCTACTGA